The following coding sequences lie in one Rutidosis leptorrhynchoides isolate AG116_Rl617_1_P2 chromosome 6, CSIRO_AGI_Rlap_v1, whole genome shotgun sequence genomic window:
- the LOC139854170 gene encoding rapid alkalinization factor-like, giving the protein MSISTNFLLLLLLQLVVISAFIFMISPAAAISGGDELSWMSYNSGGCKGSIGECIGAGLEMEMEMESESTRRILATTKYISYGALKGNNIPCSQRGASYYNCQSGGQANPYQRGCSTITRCQH; this is encoded by the coding sequence ATGTCAATTTCCACcaatttccttcttcttcttcttcttcaactggTGGTAATCTCCGCTTTCATTTTCATGATCTCGCCGGCAGCCGCCATTAGTGGCGGAGATGAGTTGAGCTGGATGTCATACAACAGCGGAGGATGCAAGGGATCAATAGGTGAGTGTATTGGCGCAGGAttagaaatggaaatggaaatggagTCAGAAAGCACAAGGCGTATTTTAGCAACAACTAAATATATAAGCTATGGTGCGCTTAAAGGGAACAATATACCGTGTTCACAGAGAGGTGCATCGTATTATAATTGTCAGTCTGGTGGTCAAGCTAATCCTTATCAGCGTGGTTGCAGTACCATTACTCGTTGTCAACATTGA